In Desulfosalsimonas propionicica, the following are encoded in one genomic region:
- a CDS encoding phosphoribosylformylglycinamidine synthase subunit PurQ: MRNNAEINALVLTGYGLNCDVETAHACELAGARAVCVHINDVISGAVSLEDFQIMVFIGGFSWGDDHGAGVIQAVRMKKNAGDRIIGFINQGGLVLGICNGFQTLVNFGLLPGMDNDYTARTVALTYNDCGNFRDDWVNLSINAQSPCVFTRGMKNMELPVRHGEGKFIADQKVIDQLIDQNQVVCRYARADGDLAAGGFPANPNGSMADIAGICDPTGRVFGLMPHPEAYNHPANHPDWTRNKHLRRCSSADEKPPLSAAGIRIFENAVTYFRA; encoded by the coding sequence ATGAGAAACAATGCTGAAATAAACGCCCTTGTGCTGACCGGTTACGGACTTAACTGCGACGTGGAAACCGCCCATGCATGTGAGCTGGCCGGGGCCCGGGCCGTTTGCGTGCATATCAACGACGTGATATCCGGGGCCGTGTCCCTGGAGGATTTCCAGATCATGGTGTTTATCGGGGGGTTTTCCTGGGGTGATGATCACGGCGCCGGGGTGATCCAGGCCGTGCGCATGAAAAAAAATGCCGGTGATCGGATCATCGGCTTTATCAACCAGGGCGGTTTGGTGCTGGGCATCTGCAACGGGTTTCAGACCCTGGTCAATTTCGGTCTCCTGCCGGGGATGGACAATGATTACACCGCCCGCACCGTGGCCCTGACCTACAATGACTGCGGTAATTTCCGCGACGACTGGGTGAATTTGTCCATCAACGCCCAATCGCCCTGCGTGTTTACCCGCGGAATGAAAAATATGGAATTGCCCGTGCGCCACGGGGAGGGCAAGTTCATTGCCGATCAAAAGGTGATTGACCAGCTCATTGACCAAAACCAGGTGGTGTGCAGATACGCCCGGGCAGACGGCGATTTGGCCGCAGGCGGTTTTCCGGCCAATCCCAATGGGTCCATGGCCGATATCGCGGGTATCTGCGATCCCACAGGCCGGGTTTTCGGCCTGATGCCGCACCCGGAGGCCTACAATCATCCGGCCAATCATCCGGACTGGACCCGGAACAAACATCTGCGCCGTTGCAGCAGCGCTGATGAAAAACCGCCTTTGTCCGCTGCCGGGATCCGCATCTTTGAAAATGCGGTCACATATTTCCGGGCCTGA